Proteins encoded by one window of Geobacter sp. DSM 9736:
- a CDS encoding M48 family metallopeptidase, whose protein sequence is MRVRFQLLLVSALVLAAYYPAIFAEFNQVDDIGMIRAIEHQDTLSLKSLFLPGYGNGLYYRPLLGLSFYLDKYFWGLNSSFMHLENILLHLLNALLVFFLSRELVARQEVGNTYIPLICALAFGLHPVNVESVSWVSGRTDPLALVFILTAAILLIRFRKTGSVRYVAASALALCCGFMSKESALGFLLGGALFIVAKVEEGGNARGNAVSKSLMVLAVAGAGVFFFFFRSSAFISNKSNIGLTLQYWEISPLYSFMLILRSFGFYLKKIFWPFPLNFAIVQIDPLYELMALPLVMLCIWILWRRSLLSAVFVAGVGLIIPSFVIAFGQIAWTPFSERYVYMASAFIVTAAVHAMHQLFERWEQQPRISPFNGILQLSVKNLSRPAPLARWKWAFVPLFCAALVGTAQRNLAWCSNLSLYADTVKKVPDFNEVRNMYGIALYRSGDIAGAEREMAIARSLYSFVYDEKFDLNYASVLREQKRYQECLEVLQKVVKKTKGKSILAYEELIHVHQGRLVECPPSQRQAVVASIMDASDRLYALEPSAEVHYMLGKIALSLQESGRALKYFAKASEKFEQGSPYKAFAIKLMKRAKISNV, encoded by the coding sequence ATGAGAGTCAGGTTTCAATTGCTGCTTGTATCTGCGCTTGTACTAGCAGCCTATTATCCCGCTATATTCGCCGAGTTCAATCAGGTTGACGACATCGGTATGATCCGGGCGATTGAGCACCAGGATACTCTATCGCTAAAGTCCCTATTCCTGCCAGGATATGGGAACGGACTTTACTACCGCCCGCTGTTGGGGCTCAGCTTCTACCTGGACAAGTACTTCTGGGGTCTCAATAGCAGCTTCATGCATCTTGAGAATATCTTGCTTCATCTCTTGAACGCACTCCTGGTGTTCTTTTTATCGCGAGAGCTTGTAGCAAGGCAGGAGGTTGGTAACACCTATATTCCTCTTATCTGCGCCTTGGCTTTTGGCCTCCATCCTGTCAATGTCGAATCGGTAAGCTGGGTATCCGGAAGAACAGACCCCCTTGCGTTGGTATTTATACTTACCGCTGCAATACTTCTGATAAGGTTTCGAAAAACGGGATCAGTTCGATATGTGGCAGCATCTGCGCTAGCGCTTTGTTGCGGGTTCATGTCCAAGGAAAGCGCCCTTGGATTCCTTTTGGGGGGGGCACTGTTCATAGTCGCCAAGGTGGAAGAAGGTGGTAACGCACGTGGAAATGCTGTCTCCAAATCACTAATGGTACTGGCAGTTGCAGGGGCCGGTGTCTTTTTTTTCTTTTTCCGGAGTTCAGCTTTTATATCGAACAAGAGCAACATAGGCTTGACGTTGCAGTACTGGGAGATCAGTCCGCTCTATTCATTCATGCTGATCCTGCGAAGCTTCGGGTTTTACTTGAAGAAGATATTCTGGCCGTTTCCTCTCAACTTCGCGATCGTTCAGATCGATCCTTTATATGAACTGATGGCTTTGCCTCTCGTTATGTTGTGCATATGGATACTGTGGCGCAGAAGCCTGCTTTCCGCTGTCTTTGTCGCTGGCGTCGGGCTGATTATTCCATCCTTTGTGATTGCATTTGGTCAGATAGCATGGACCCCGTTTTCTGAACGTTATGTCTACATGGCCTCGGCTTTTATTGTGACCGCGGCTGTGCATGCTATGCATCAGTTATTTGAAAGGTGGGAACAGCAACCACGGATCTCCCCTTTTAACGGGATTCTTCAACTCAGCGTGAAGAACTTGTCTCGACCGGCCCCCTTAGCTCGTTGGAAGTGGGCGTTTGTTCCTCTTTTTTGTGCTGCACTGGTAGGGACAGCCCAGCGAAATCTTGCATGGTGCAGCAATCTTTCCCTTTATGCCGATACAGTCAAAAAGGTTCCAGACTTTAACGAGGTCAGGAACATGTATGGCATTGCTCTCTATAGGAGTGGCGACATTGCAGGGGCAGAAAGAGAGATGGCGATAGCCAGGTCGCTCTACAGCTTCGTGTATGACGAAAAATTCGATCTTAATTATGCATCGGTGCTTCGTGAGCAGAAGAGATACCAGGAATGTCTTGAGGTTCTGCAAAAGGTCGTAAAGAAAACGAAGGGCAAATCCATTCTTGCATATGAAGAGCTGATACATGTACACCAGGGACGGCTTGTGGAATGTCCTCCGTCGCAGCGGCAGGCAGTCGTCGCGAGCATAATGGATGCATCTGACAGACTTTATGCTCTCGAGCCTTCCGCTGAAGTGCATTATATGCTTGGTAAGATTGCATTATCATTACAAGAGAGTGGGCGAGCTTTGAAATATTTCGCAAAAGCTTCAGAAAAATTTGAGC
- a CDS encoding ABC transporter ATP-binding protein codes for MEALKDLSLLVNPGEIFGFLGPNGAGKSTTIKIMMGLIAPTVGSARIFGLDSRDGNSRTRVGYLPENPSFYDFLTAEEYLLFVCDTFGLPRLSAYEDMEKILKRMDLWEARKRQVRSYSKGMVQRLGLAQVLVHDPDLYILDEPMSGLDPVGRALVKEILLELKKQGKSVFFSTHITSDVESICDRVGIIVRGKLERVEEVGSILRERIEGYTVHLQDVSGVRQVYVQKQDLQRFLTELPGESEVVLIEPDRKSLEDFFLRLVNVNR; via the coding sequence GTGGAAGCGTTGAAAGATCTTTCGCTTCTCGTTAACCCTGGCGAGATCTTCGGTTTTTTGGGACCGAACGGTGCCGGCAAAAGTACTACCATAAAGATAATGATGGGCCTTATTGCCCCGACAGTTGGATCGGCCCGAATATTTGGCCTTGATTCCAGAGATGGCAACTCCCGCACAAGGGTTGGCTACCTTCCTGAAAACCCTTCCTTCTATGATTTTCTGACCGCAGAGGAATATCTTCTTTTTGTCTGCGACACGTTCGGCTTGCCTCGCTTAAGCGCTTATGAAGATATGGAGAAAATTCTGAAGAGGATGGACCTCTGGGAAGCGAGAAAGAGGCAGGTGCGAAGCTATAGCAAAGGGATGGTTCAGCGCCTTGGACTTGCTCAGGTGCTTGTGCATGACCCTGACCTCTACATACTCGACGAGCCGATGAGTGGCCTTGATCCGGTCGGACGCGCGTTGGTGAAGGAGATACTGCTCGAACTGAAGAAGCAGGGAAAATCTGTTTTTTTCAGCACACATATCACCTCTGATGTCGAATCCATTTGCGACAGGGTGGGTATAATAGTCCGAGGAAAACTCGAGCGTGTAGAAGAAGTGGGTTCCATATTGCGGGAAAGGATAGAGGGCTATACCGTCCATCTTCAAGATGTGTCAGGGGTGCGGCAGGTTTATGTACAAAAACAAGATCTGCAAAGATTCCTGACTGAACTGCCAGGAGAGTCCGAAGTGGTTCTTATTGAGCCGGACCGAAAGAGCCTCGAGGACTTTTTCCTCAGGCTGGTGAATGTGAACAGATGA
- a CDS encoding M48 family metallopeptidase → MRRLVFFSVLIILYIALINPLAAYMQRKPFAEKLGYVPRPEVLKFISADQKQAVAASLVMNVLLYYGDLVEKEANKVVIPPDYYGMYRTIQTAVTVDPYNMDAYYFAQAILVWDLKRIKEANQLLEHGMKYRKWDFYLPFFAGFNYAYFLKDYTTAARYYKRAGELTGNELHINLAGRYMYESGKTDLAIAYLSTMEKRARNDAVKKSFARRLKAFKEVRRIEIARDRFQEKNSVMPEDVQSLVKDGYLSPPPVDPYGGSFYIDDRGQVRSTSKFASGSDKKVQNQ, encoded by the coding sequence GTGAGGCGGCTAGTTTTTTTTTCTGTTCTTATTATCCTGTACATTGCACTAATCAATCCTCTTGCAGCTTATATGCAGAGGAAGCCCTTCGCGGAGAAGCTCGGCTACGTCCCACGGCCTGAGGTGCTGAAATTCATTTCTGCTGATCAGAAACAAGCTGTAGCAGCTTCACTGGTCATGAATGTTCTCCTTTACTATGGCGATCTTGTCGAGAAAGAGGCAAACAAGGTGGTGATACCTCCTGATTACTACGGGATGTACAGGACTATCCAGACTGCCGTGACAGTTGATCCTTATAACATGGATGCTTACTATTTCGCGCAAGCGATACTTGTATGGGACCTGAAGCGTATAAAGGAAGCGAACCAGCTCCTGGAGCATGGTATGAAATACCGGAAATGGGATTTTTATCTTCCGTTCTTTGCCGGTTTCAATTACGCCTACTTCCTCAAGGATTACACGACAGCTGCAAGATACTATAAAAGGGCAGGAGAACTTACCGGGAACGAGTTGCATATAAATCTGGCCGGGCGGTACATGTACGAGTCAGGAAAAACTGACCTTGCTATCGCTTATCTTTCCACTATGGAAAAAAGGGCACGGAACGATGCTGTGAAGAAGAGTTTTGCAAGACGCCTCAAAGCGTTTAAAGAGGTAAGACGTATCGAGATTGCCAGAGATCGGTTTCAGGAAAAAAATAGCGTAATGCCGGAGGATGTGCAGTCTCTCGTGAAAGATGGCTACCTTTCGCCACCCCCGGTAGATCCATACGGCGGCAGCTTCTATATCGACGACCGAGGACAGGTGAGGAGCACCAGTAAATTTGCATCCGGTAGCGATAAGAAAGTGCAGAATCAATAG